The following coding sequences are from one Lolium rigidum isolate FL_2022 chromosome 6, APGP_CSIRO_Lrig_0.1, whole genome shotgun sequence window:
- the LOC124660825 gene encoding receptor-like cytoplasmic kinase 176 → MGNCFGSRISSDTSSASPSTSGWRWRKKGAGGLSTSSSRVSSSPSTTTVPPTPKRSEGEILQSANVKSFAFTELRTATRNFRPDSVLGEGGFGSVFKGWVDETTFAPARPGTGMVIAVKKLNQEGFQGHREWLAEVNYLGQLSHPNLVRLVGYCLEDEQRLLVYEFMPRGSLENHLFRRGSYFQPLSWNLRMKVALGAAKGLAFLHSDKAKVIYRDFKTSNVLLDSNYNAKLSDFGLAKDGPTGDKSHVSTRVMGTHGYAAPEYLATGHLTAKSDVYSFGVVLLEMLSGRRALDKNRPSGEHNLVEWARPYLTSKRRIFRILDARLGGQYSLAGAQKAAALALRCLSGDCRVRPGMDQVVAALEQLQDAKDAAGSGAEQGKVGGASGFVRMRGVVGGSGRQQRPEPAARRHYPRASPLPE, encoded by the exons ATGGGGAACTGCTTCGGGAGCAGGATCAGCTCCGACACCAGCTCCGCCTCCCCTTCTACTTCAG ggtggagatggaggaagaagggcgCCGGTGGCCTGAGCACCTCGAGCAGCCGggtctcgtcctcgccgtcgaccacGACGGTGCCCCCCACACCCAAGCGGAGCGAGGGCGAGATCCTGCAGTCGGCCAACGTCAAGAGCTTCGCCTTCACGGAGCTGCGCACGGCcacccggaacttccgccccgacagCGTGCTCGGCGAGGGCGGCTTCGGCTCCGTCTTCAAGGGCTGGGTCGACGAGACCACCTTCGCGCCCGCCAGGCCCGGCACCGGCATGGTCATCGCCGTCAAGAAGCTCAACCAGGAGGGCTTCCAGGGACACCGCGAGTGGCTG GCTGAAGTGAACTATCTAGGGCAATTGTCGCACCCGAACCTCGTGAGGCTCGTCGGGTACTGCCTCGAGGACGAGCAGCGGCTCCTCGTCTACGAGTTCATGCCACGAGGGAGCCTGGAGAACCATCTTTTCAGAA GGGGCTCGTATTTCCAGCCATTGTCATGGAACCTGAGGATGAAGGTCGCGCTCGGGGCGGCCAAGGGCCTCGCCTTCCTCCACAGCGACAAGGCCAAGGTCATCTACCGCGATTTCAAGACGTCCAATGTCCTTCTCGATTCG AACTACAACGCCAAGCTGTCTGATTTCGGGTTGGCAAAGGATGGGCCGACCGGTGACAAGAGCCATGTCTCCACGAGGGTCATGGGCACACATGGCTATGCTGCCCCTGAATACCTCGCTACAG GGCATCTGACGGCGAAGAGCGACGTGTACAGCTTCGGCGTGGTGCTGCTGGAGATGCTGTCGGGGCGGCGCGCGCTGGACAAGAACCGGCCCTCGGGCGAGCACAACCTGGTGGAATGGGCACGGCCGTACCTGACGAGCAAGCGCCGGATCTTCCGCATCCTCGACGCGCGCCTCGGCGGGCAGTACTCGCTCGCCGGCGCGCAGAAGGCGGCGGCGCTCGCGCTGCGGTGCCTGTCCGGGGACTGCAGGGTCCGGCCCGGGATGGATCAGGTCGTGGCCGCGCTCGAGCAGCTGCAGGACGCCAAGGACGCCGCGGGGTCGGGGGCGGAGCAGGGGAAGGTCGGTGGCGCTAGCGGGTTCGTCAGGATGCGCGGCGTCGTGGGCGGGAGCGGGCGGCAGCAGCGGCCGGAGCCGGCCGCGAGGCGGCATTATCCGAGGGCATCGCCGCTGCCTGAGTGA